From Halobacteriovorax sp. GB3, a single genomic window includes:
- a CDS encoding histidine phosphatase family protein, whose amino-acid sequence MNLNNIYYFLRHADTDRSQDIHFSEHPLSSLGHSQARATSSQLIDLDIDMIYCSPFARAKQTVGPYAKERGVDPIVADELCGRIIKNLPREKTWEFFKQSWLDFNYTEYGAETAQECIDRVSSLFSKLDKQHSGKRILLVSHSNPISLFLSTIDKTIGYEWFKNMKSPSLFELNSSNSTLSYTEIEL is encoded by the coding sequence GTGAATTTGAATAATATATATTACTTTTTAAGACATGCAGATACCGATAGAAGTCAAGATATTCATTTTAGTGAACATCCATTGTCTTCCTTAGGTCACTCTCAGGCAAGGGCAACCTCTTCTCAATTAATAGATTTAGATATTGATATGATATACTGTAGCCCGTTTGCGAGGGCCAAGCAGACAGTAGGGCCATATGCAAAAGAACGTGGAGTAGATCCTATCGTAGCTGATGAACTGTGTGGGCGTATAATAAAAAATCTTCCAAGAGAAAAGACCTGGGAGTTTTTTAAGCAAAGTTGGTTGGACTTTAATTATACTGAGTATGGTGCTGAGACAGCACAGGAATGTATAGATAGAGTTTCTTCTCTTTTTTCTAAGTTGGATAAACAGCACTCTGGCAAAAGAATACTTCTTGTATCGCACTCAAATCCTATATCATTATTTTTGAGTACGATTGATAAAACTATTGGTTATGAATGGTTTAAGAATATGAAGTCACCTTCGTTATTTGAATTGAACTCAAGTAATTCAACTTTAAGTTACACCGAAATTGAGCTGTAG